The Labrus mixtus chromosome 14, fLabMix1.1, whole genome shotgun sequence nucleotide sequence ttttaggATTTTGATATAGTTTGATTGTATCATTGTACTGTactatgatatatatatatatatatttttttttaaagatatattattGTGacctttctgcctttattggataggacagcttaagagagacaggaaatgtggtggagagagagagagagagagagagaggggaaagaggtcagatttgaacctacAGCCTCTGTATGTGGGGCGCGTGACATAACTGCTCAGGCTATATCTGTCGCCCGCAAACAACTTTTAAAGtcttgtgtgaatgtgaagatTTCAATCACACTTCTTGACAgctgtaaaatacatttatgtacGTGCTGTGGTTATTCAATGTTTCCTGTTAAACTTCTTTACTGTGTACTGAAGTGGAAAGTAGTTTAACAGACCGACCCGATAGGTAAATATTCTCCTTCACATCTTAGAATATTCTCCTTCACAGTGCTGTGTGGCTTTATTGAACTTATATGAAATGCTTGGttgtaaagaaatgtaattgTGGTCTTTTTGACACTTCTGTAGGCTTAATGTTAATCTGATGGCATTGTGTTTGAAGTGTAACAGACTTCGGTTACAAGTCGCAACCTTTACATgaaagctgtggctcagttggtagagtcggtcgtctctcaacttaAAGGTcggagggttcgatccccagcttctgcagtcACACGTCTCATGTTGTCCCATTGAGGAGAATCTTGCATCAGCCTTGAAATGAcaatatctctctctcccctttacACCCAACCAGGTGCCATGAGCAGTGAGCTTAACGTCCCAATGGGCTCCCCGGCCCCGGGGGCCTCCGAGCAAGCCCACGATGGCGGGATGGACTACAGGGACTGGGTGCGACGTAGCTACCTGGAGCTGGTCAGCTCCAACCACCACTCCGTGCAGGCCCTGTCCTGGAGGAAACTCTACCTGAGCCGGGCCAAGCTGAAGGCCTCCAGCAGGACGTCTGCTCTGCTCTCCGGCTTCGCAATGGTACATCATCACGATCACCACTTTGACAGTTTTGTACTTAGTAAATGATTTGCTTATTTCAGGGAAGCTCTGAAATACAGTAGTAGATAACCAAGAGCTTCTATTTCTGAGTACAGCTAACCTGCATGGCTGGTTGTGGCAGGAAAATGGTTTTAAATATCCTGTTTCTGCTTTCAAAAACGAGAACAAAACACCTCACACACTGAATGGAAATCTGAAAAGTAACTTTCCACTCTCCTGTAGAAGAGCAAGAAAGGGAATTTTGAGCTCTTTTCTCCAGCTAGTCTAcgataatgtttgtttacattcacaGTACCTTGGTCTGAGACTAATACTTAGAAATGCAAACGTTAAATCGGCATGTTTTCTGAAGTTTCATAGTCAAAGACaaattgcacattttttactttttcatcaatattaattcaattaccggtaaactttttcttgagtTATGGggtttatgtatattttttttagcattgtcattattatcattaacattattattatggaACGATTGAAAACAAGTGTGTAGTTAATCATGTGTCTGTGTCGTAGGTGGCCATGGTGGAGGTGCAGCTGGAGATGCAGTACAGTTATCCTCCTGTGCTCCTCATCGCCTTCAGCGTGTGCACGACCGTGCTGGTGGCGGTGCACCTCTTCGCTCTGCTCATCAGCACCTGCATCCTCCCGAACGTGGAGGCCGTCAGCAACATCCACAACCTCAACTCGGTCAGCGAGTCGCCGCACGAGCGCATGCACTGCTACATCGAGCTGGCGTGGGGCTTCTCCACGGCGCTGGGCATCCTGCTGTTCCTAGCCGAGGTGGTGCTCCTCTGCTGGATCAAGTTCCTGCCCGTGGACTCCTGTGAGACCAAAAAGGGAACGACGTGCGGCTCCACAGGGACCGCAGCTCCGCCTGTGGCGCAGGACAGCGGGCGGGCGGCGGCGCTGGCCTCCACCATCATCATGGTGCCGGTGGGGGTGATTTTCGTGGTGTTCACCATTCACTTCTATCGCTCTCTGGTGCGCCACAAGACAGAGCGCCACCACCAGGAGATCGAGGAACTGCACAAGATTAAAGTGCAGCTAGACGGCCACGAGAGAGGTCTTCAGACTGTGTGAAAACAGGACGGCAGCTTTAAGGACTTCCCTTTACGTCCCGTATTTATCCTCCcccatctctttttttgttcccGTCTTGGTTAAAGCCTTCATCGGACAGTGAGCTCCAGAGCTCTCCACTCGGCAGCACAGACAGCCAGTACATGTCAGACTGCTAACTTATTCTTAAGgtgatgtttaaatgttcatgtgGTGGCCTTGTCTGTTCTTTTAGCTCTGTAATGTGTGTTGTCAAAGAGAATGTTAAAAAACGTTTACAGTAAAAGGGCTAAAGTGTAGGGATGCACCGCTCTGACTACTGACAGCTGGGTTTGAATATCAGCCTGACAGAGTCCCAGAGTACCAACCTGACACCAGACCTTCAATCTCTATGATccaattctgacttttacatgATGCTTCTGCAGGGTTTGTTACAGATTGCAATGCTCATCCATCTCTCACAACAGAGGGCTCTGCAGATACTACAAGTAGTCATACGGCCCTGTGCTGTGGCAATTCTAAAATCCCTTTTAAACAGCTAATAACAAGGGATACACTGATGTCTCAATTGACCGATTAGCTCTTTGACAGACAtcggcaaataatgtggcaCACATCAATGTCAGCAGCCACTACGTATCAGTGCTGATGCATCAGTTTAATGCTGGTATACCTGACTGCTGATCCAGGGAAagtcttctcttttatttttttgagctGGTGAAGTCACCTGTCGGACCAagtgccattttttttctttcatggaATCACAGTGTGGGAGTCTTCCACCGTCTCGGTCAAAGATCAGCCACAGGCAGTTTGCCAAGCATGTTCCAGTGACATttgaagaatgtttttttttttcaaatgagctaTGTGATTGGATGTATTTGAAATGTAGACACTGAGAATTAGGAAGAagtcacaaaagaaaacatcggTATTGGCTAAATTGTTGTCTTCATCTCCGGTGTTGACCCAGATTTTCACTTCTGGTGCGCTCTGTATTAGAAGAGTGTGTGGAGACAGCTGCTCGACACAGAGGAGTATATTTTTAATCAGATGAGCCCCAGTGTCACCAACACCAAatccagatgtttgtgttggtttATGACATATGTCAGTATGAGGTTGGTGCATCCCTTACTAATCTGTTATGTGTGCCATGTCTTGTTTCCTCTGTGGGGCTTCGGTGACAACGGTCGGTTTTGGATCTGGTTTTGCAGAATAGCTTCAGAGCTCAATCCCCGTCAAACAAATCTCTTATTGAATCTTTTTCTCTGACAAAGAGCTGCCGTcactttcaaacacaaacatgtgctCAAATCGTTTTGATGCCAAAAGTGACTTGACTCGACGTTTCTCTTtaagctgctttctgttttcagtCAGAGAGCGTTTGAGTGGTGCGTCAAACCTGATTCAAAAGTTTGGAATCAGGAGCTTCCTTATTTTGGCGCCAATAAAATACCATGTGCCAAATGTTTGCACCTTAAACTGTGATTCGACACGACCACCACAGCATGTGGTTATGTTCTGCCTTCTCAGTCCAAACTAATCTGATTACACAGCTCAAACTTTGACTTTATGTTCTTTATAAATCTATTCCCTTACAAACGCCGAACATTAGATTCATTCAATGAGAGATTTGAAAAGATTAGGATTTACCTCGTCATCCAATCCAAACTAAACCACGCCGTGTGCGGGCGATGTGGTGAACGCTCCTCGGTCAGGCTTGTTGTTTTAACTGCGTGAGCCGAGTCATGCTTCACACTGCgagagaaatgttgttgttttttttctcacctcgTTCAGTCTTAATAATGTGACGTTCTTGTCAAAAGTGTGGGGAgatttatgtttctgtgtttgacaTCCAAACTCTCACACGAGCCTCAGACTCATTTTTCCTCCTTCAGATATTTATTCTCTTTTACAGAAGACCACAGAGACCATTTGTGAAAAGGTGTCAAACTCGTCGATTCTGCTGCTCTGAGTTCCTCAATATGAATGTGTTAACTGTCCAAATATAGCTCTGCCTTACAGAATCGTTGCTTTTTTCTAAACTGCTGTTTTGCTGGAGGTCGTTACACGAGCTGCTGCGTTTACAGAGGAGGAAGTTTAAGCATGACAAAGTGTAGACATGCTGAAGAGGATGAAATGAGAGCAGTGCATGTTGTAATCAGCATGACCTTGTaagtttatatatttaatatactgGACACCTCTCAGTGAGTCCTCAAagagttacacacacactgtgttggTAGTTTTgttactgtgttttaaaaaacaaaaacaaaaagtgtacCAACCTGTTTTCACATTCCAAAAACGATAAACTGACCAAAGTGTTactgacatgtttgtttctgcctCTTTTGAAGAGACTAAAGTGCACTTGTAGTGTAGTTGTTCGTGCGCTGGGTGAGTGCTGAGCTTCTTTTATCAGAGAATGTCTTGCTTTGTCTCGTGTTTATGGACGCGTTGCTTCTTAATAGAAATCCTGCAGAGGTCAtggagatgtttgtttttggaagataaaaacacacaacctgaaacggactttcaaaataaaataaaatcttaagtTCTCATTGTGTCTTGTGCTTCTTTGAGTTCAGTTCTGGTAACTCGAGCCTGGGATAAAAGATGTTccagtgtttctttcttttcatttattttgggggCGTGTATAGAGGAAACACAGGCTTATTGGTCAGTTAATAAGTCTTGTACATCGCTGAATCCAGGAGCCATCAGACGGGCTGCCACGGGATTCTTACGGAGCAACTGTGCCTGATAAAGCATGTCCACTAAAATGTGCTCGTTTTCACCAATGACATGGCACTCACAATTGACACATTGTTAATGTTGTTAAAACAATCTTTCcttcattataattatttttgtcaattgaaaatttgaaggatcaacacaacaaaatgtgtgtatatctatatccaTATATCTACCTATCCATAAAGATTGAAGATAGATATAAGTTGATACTGAATATTGatttaaatctgatttttttctctcccttaaatctgtatcggccccaaaaatcccatgtCAGTCGGGCCCTAATGAAATATATTAAACactatttaaatcaaatatcaTCTGTTTGGCAGCATGAAACTATATTTtagtccagtgtgtgtgtgtgtgtgtgctgtatcaGTATTTCCCCTGAACAAACAAACCTGAGGATGTGgtttctgtgtgtcagcaggaCTTCAGGTCACAATCATGTAAACACCGAACTCCTCtcata carries:
- the orai2 gene encoding protein orai-2, which encodes MSSELNVPMGSPAPGASEQAHDGGMDYRDWVRRSYLELVSSNHHSVQALSWRKLYLSRAKLKASSRTSALLSGFAMVAMVEVQLEMQYSYPPVLLIAFSVCTTVLVAVHLFALLISTCILPNVEAVSNIHNLNSVSESPHERMHCYIELAWGFSTALGILLFLAEVVLLCWIKFLPVDSCETKKGTTCGSTGTAAPPVAQDSGRAAALASTIIMVPVGVIFVVFTIHFYRSLVRHKTERHHQEIEELHKIKVQLDGHERGLQTV